The Thermococcus sp. JdF3 genome includes the window GTTGACGAGAAGCTGAAGGACGTCCGCCCCTACGGCCTCTACGCCATCGTTGAGGGTCTCAGCCTCGACGAGGAGGCGCTGAAGCAGATGATCAACCTCCAGGAAAAGGTCGCCCTAACGTTCGGAAGAAGGAGGCGGGAGGTCGCGATAGGCGTCTTCGACTTCGACAAGGTCAAACCGCCAATCTACTACCGCGCCGCCGAGAAGACGGAGCGGTTCGTGCCCCTCGGCTTCGAGGAGGAGATGACGCTCGAGGAGATACTTGAGAAGCACGAAAAGGGCAGGGAACACGGCCACCTGATTAAGGACAAACCTTACTACCCGCTCCTCGTGGACAGCGAAGGAAAAGTCCTCTCGATGCCCCCAATTATTAACTCCGAGGTAACCGGCAGGGTGACGACCGAAACCAGAAACGTCTTCATCGACGTGACCGGCTGGGACCTGAACAAGGTCATGCTGGCCCTCAACGTCGTCGTAACGGCTTTAGCCGAACGCGGAGGGAAGATACGGAGCGTTAAGGTCGTCTATCCTGACTTCGAGATTAGGACCCCCGACCTCACCCCGAAGGAGTTCGAGGTCGAGCTGGACTACATCAGGAGGCTCACCGGTCTCGAGCTGAGTGACGGGGAGATCAAAGATCTCCTTGAGAGGATGATGTATGATGTAAAGCTCGAGGAGGGTAAGACCAGGCTCCTCTACCCGGCCTTCCGCGACGACATAATGCACGCCCGCGACGTCCTGGAGGACGTGCTCATAGCCTACGGGTACAACGAAATGGAACCGGAGGAGCCGGAACTGGCCGTTCAGGGGAGGGGCGACAAGTTCATCGAGTTCGAAGACGCCGTCAGGGAGCTCATGGTCGGCTACGGCCTCCAGGAGGTCATGACCTTCAATCTGACGAACAGGGAATCCCAGTACGGAAAGATGCTGCTCGAACCCGGTGAGGACCTCTTCAGCCACCCGCCCGCGGAGCTCGTTGAGATAGAGAACCCCATAAGCCCCAAGTGGTCCGCCCTGAGGGTCTGGCTCATCCCGAGCCTCCTTGATTTCCTGAGCCAGAACACCCACGAGGAGTACCCGCAGAGAATCTTCGAGGTCGGGAAGGCCACCCTCATAGACGAGAGCAGGGAAACCAAAACTGTCAGTGAGAGCAAGGTCGCCGTTGCCCTCGCCCACCCGCGCGTTACCTTCACCGAGGCCAAGGAGATACTTGGGAGCGTGATGCACCACCTCGGCTTCACATACGAACTCGAGAGCATTGATCACCCGAGCTTCATCCCGGGAAGGGCGGGGAAGATAGTCGTCGAAGGAAAACCGATCGGCATCATCGGAGAGGTCCACCCGGCAGTCCTGGAAAACTGGGGAATAGAAATGCCCGTGGCGGCGTTTGAAATGTTCCTGAGGCCGCTCTATCGGGCGCCGTACCTCTAATCCTCCATTTTTATCCTCTTTTCCAGAAGGGCACACATTATCTCAAAGTTCGTCACGTTCTCAAGCACCTCAATCCCTATTATCGCATCCATCCTCCCACCTCCAGATACACTTGGGGGATGGGGTTTATCAATTTTTCTCGCTCCCGCTTGAACAGCATCCAAAATCAGGGTTTACATTTGTAAAATAATCCGTCGCAGTATCAACCGGCACCGTGGAAAAGACATTTATACCCGCCAGCCCATCCAACAACCATGAGGTTCGCACTTAGAATAGGGTACGATGGCACCGCATTCTATGGCTTTCAGAGGCAGCCCGACGTTAGAACCGTCGAAGGAGAGCTGATACGGGCTCTATCAAAGCTCGGAATAATAAGGGACGCCGAGAGCTCAAACTTTAAGGGGGCCTCAAGGACGGACAGAGGGGTTTCCGCCATCTTCAACGTCGTGACCTTTGACGTCGCCTCGAGGCCGGACCTCGTTCGCGCGGAGGTTCTCAACCACCACCTCAGGGATGTCTGGGTTCTCGGGGTTGCCGAGGTTCCGGACGACTTCCACCCCCGGTTCCAGGCGAGGTCAAAGATCTATCGCTACTACCTGATTGACGAGGGCTTCAATGAGCGTGACATGCGGGAGTGCGCGGCGCTCTTCGCTGGCCGGCATGACTTCTCGGCATTCTCCCGGCTTGAACCCGGCAGGGATCCGATCAGAGAGCTCCTCCGGGTTGATGTCATCAGGCGTCAGGGCTACTACCTCATCGAAATCGAGGGCAAAAGCTTCCTGTGGGAGATGGCAAGGAGGATAGTCAACGCCGTCCGCCTCTGCGGCCTCGGACTGATGGAAAGCCGCGAGGTTGAGGGGATGCTCGAGGGCAAGTACGGCAAAAAGGTCCCGCCCGCGCCCCCCGAGGGACTCATCCTCTGGCACATGGAGTACCCGGACGTGGAGTTCCAGGTGGATGAAAGGGGGCTCAAAAAAGCAAAACGCGACCTGTTCGAGCGCTACTCAAGAGCGCTTACGAGGGCGGCCCTTTTTGGCGACGCCCTCCTCGAGCTTTGAGCCCATCTCCCTGTCGTAGTATTTACCGTAGTACTGCTTGAGCGCCTTCTGCCGCTCGATGAAGTGGGTGAAAAGCAGGGGGTCGTCGTCCTGAACGTCAACTATAACGGCCTTCATCCCCTTCTTCGGCCTCAGGGCGCGCCCTATTGTCTGAATCGTCATGATGTCGCTCTTGCCGCCTCCCGCGAGTATTATCGCCGAAATCTCCGGTATGTCCACGCCCTCCTTGAGGAGTGTCGAGATAAGAACCGGAATCTCGCCGTTCTTGAACGCCTCAAGTATCTCCCAGCGGTTGGAGCTCTTTGAGCTCAGGAACTCCGCCTTCACGCCCATCTCGCCAAGCATCTTCCTGAGTATCCTGCCGTGCTCTATCCTCCTGACGTCGATGAGGACGCGGTGCCCCTTTCGGGCGAGCTCGGCGGCCTTCCCGGCCACGGCCCGGTTCCTCTCGTCGTTGTTCATTATCATATCCTCGTACAGCTCCTTGTAGCGCTCACTGAAGGAGGGCATGCTCGACTCGTAGGTGATTATCTCAAAGCGCGGCTTCGCAAGGAACTTTTCCTTTATGAGGTCTTCCGCACGAACCTCGAAGATGGTGGGCCCAACGACGGCCTCTATCTTAATCTCCTCACCGCGTATGCGCCTCCAGGGCGTTGCGGAGAGGCCAAAGCGGTATATCTGGGGCAGCGAAAGGCCGAGCTGGTAGAACTTCTCGGCGGCGGAGGTTCTGTGGCACTCGTCGAACATGAGGATCGCGTATTCGTTCCGGAGCTTGTCGGCACCCCTAGACAGGAGGGTCTGTATCATGGCTATGGTGACGTCTTTCTCGTCCCACTTGTTGTCCCCGACGATGCCAGGTTCGACCCCCAGGACCTCACGAACCTTGTCCGCCCACTGGTAGAGAAGCTCCTTGGTGTGGACCACTATAAGGGCCGAGAGGTCAAGCTCGTGTATTATCCTCAGCCCAACGACGGTCTTACCGCTTCCAACAGGAAGAGCCAGAACCCCCATTTTCTCCCGGAGGGCCTTTTTAACCGCCCTCCCTTGATACCTGCGCATGCTGTAATTTTCGTCCCACGTGGAGTTCAGCTTGGTCCCCTTAATCTGCCGCTCGTCCTTCACGCGGACGCGGTACCCCTTGCAGTTCAGGAACTTCTTGACCCTCGGAAGAACCCCAACGGGAAACGTCTTCTCGTAGGGGTCGTAGAGGCTCTCCGGCTTTTCCCATTTGCCAAAGTCCCTCTTGTAGCTCAGCAACTCGTAGATTTTGAAGTACACCTGCGGGTCCGCCTTCTCAATCCGAACCAGTGCGGAGCCATCGGGAATGCGGAGGGTTACCGTAGGCATGGCCAATCGTCGAAAGTTTGGAAAAAGGCTTTATAGGCCTTTTGGAACACCAAACTAAGGTGATAGAATGCTGAGGGAAATCATCGAACGGTTTGATGATGCCGTCGTTGTTAAGGAGCCGGTAAGCAAAGAGCTCGGGGTAACGCGTTATCTCCTGAAGTACCGCGACAGACCCGTCCTCTTCAAGGACGTGGACGGATGGGAAGTCGCGGGCAACATCTGGAGCACCAGGGAGAGGATCGCATCGTACCTTGGTATCGAGAGGGAGGAGATACTTCACACGATGACGAAGGCCATGGAAAATCCCGAACCCTACAGGATGGTTGATGATGCACCCTTCATGGCGAACTCAACCGGGGACTTCTCCCTAACCGAGCTTCCGATTCCAAAGTACTACCCCCAAGACGGCGGCCAGTACTTCACCTCCGCCATGGTCATAGCCAGGGACGAAAACGGCTTCGTCAACATGTCCTTCCACAGGATGATGGTCATCGACGAGAAAAGGGCCGCCATAAGGCTCGTCCCGAGGCACCTCTACGCCATGTGGAAGGAGAAGGCCGAAGCCGGGGAAGAGCTGGACGTCAGGATAGTCGTCGGAAACCCGATTCACGTCCTCCTCGCCGGAGCCACGAGCGTTGCGTACGGCGTAAGCGAGCTTGAGATAGCCTCGGCGATGAGCCAGAGGGCCTTCGGAAAGCCCCTCGAGGTCTTCAATCTCGGAGGAATCCCCGTTCCCGCCGAGACCGACTTCGTCTTCGAGGCGAAGATACTTCCCGAACTGACGGACGAAGGGCCCTTTGTGGACATAACCGGGACATACGACTACGTGAGGAAGCAGCCAGTGGTGGTCTTCGAGCGCATGCACCACGTCGATGAACCGGTTTTCCATGCCCTTCTCCCCGGCGGCTACGAGCACTACATGCTGATGGGCCTGCCGAAGGAGCCGCAGATTTACGCGAGCGTTAAGAGGGTCGTTCCAAAGGTTCACGGCGTAAGGCTGACCGAGGGAGGTGCGATGTGGCTCCACGCGGTGGTGAGCATAACTAAACAGCACGACGGTGACGGCAAGAACGCTATCCTGGCGGCATTCGCCGGGCACCCCAGCCTGAAGCACGTGGTAGTTGTCGACGGGGACGTGGACATATACGATGACAGGGACGTTGAGTGGGCGATAGCGACGCGCTTCCAGGCGGACAGGGACCTTGTGGTAATCCCCAACGCCCGTGGCAGCTCCCTGGACCCCTCGGCGGAGAAGAGCTTAACCGCAAAGTGGGGAATCGACGCAACGAAGCCGCTGGAGAGAAAAGAGGAGTTCGAGAGGGCTAGGCTTTAGCCCTCATTCCACCATTTC containing:
- the pheT gene encoding phenylalanine--tRNA ligase subunit beta; translation: MPKFDVSKRDLERLIGKSFTVEEWEDLFLYAKCELDDVWEEDGEIYFKADSKDTNRPDLWSAEGIARQIRWALGFQKGLPEYGVEDSGVTVYVDEKLKDVRPYGLYAIVEGLSLDEEALKQMINLQEKVALTFGRRRREVAIGVFDFDKVKPPIYYRAAEKTERFVPLGFEEEMTLEEILEKHEKGREHGHLIKDKPYYPLLVDSEGKVLSMPPIINSEVTGRVTTETRNVFIDVTGWDLNKVMLALNVVVTALAERGGKIRSVKVVYPDFEIRTPDLTPKEFEVELDYIRRLTGLELSDGEIKDLLERMMYDVKLEEGKTRLLYPAFRDDIMHARDVLEDVLIAYGYNEMEPEEPELAVQGRGDKFIEFEDAVRELMVGYGLQEVMTFNLTNRESQYGKMLLEPGEDLFSHPPAELVEIENPISPKWSALRVWLIPSLLDFLSQNTHEEYPQRIFEVGKATLIDESRETKTVSESKVAVALAHPRVTFTEAKEILGSVMHHLGFTYELESIDHPSFIPGRAGKIVVEGKPIGIIGEVHPAVLENWGIEMPVAAFEMFLRPLYRAPYL
- a CDS encoding DEAD/DEAH box helicase yields the protein MPTVTLRIPDGSALVRIEKADPQVYFKIYELLSYKRDFGKWEKPESLYDPYEKTFPVGVLPRVKKFLNCKGYRVRVKDERQIKGTKLNSTWDENYSMRRYQGRAVKKALREKMGVLALPVGSGKTVVGLRIIHELDLSALIVVHTKELLYQWADKVREVLGVEPGIVGDNKWDEKDVTIAMIQTLLSRGADKLRNEYAILMFDECHRTSAAEKFYQLGLSLPQIYRFGLSATPWRRIRGEEIKIEAVVGPTIFEVRAEDLIKEKFLAKPRFEIITYESSMPSFSERYKELYEDMIMNNDERNRAVAGKAAELARKGHRVLIDVRRIEHGRILRKMLGEMGVKAEFLSSKSSNRWEILEAFKNGEIPVLISTLLKEGVDIPEISAIILAGGGKSDIMTIQTIGRALRPKKGMKAVIVDVQDDDPLLFTHFIERQKALKQYYGKYYDREMGSKLEEGVAKKGRPRKRS
- the truA gene encoding tRNA pseudouridine(38-40) synthase TruA yields the protein MRFALRIGYDGTAFYGFQRQPDVRTVEGELIRALSKLGIIRDAESSNFKGASRTDRGVSAIFNVVTFDVASRPDLVRAEVLNHHLRDVWVLGVAEVPDDFHPRFQARSKIYRYYLIDEGFNERDMRECAALFAGRHDFSAFSRLEPGRDPIRELLRVDVIRRQGYYLIEIEGKSFLWEMARRIVNAVRLCGLGLMESREVEGMLEGKYGKKVPPAPPEGLILWHMEYPDVEFQVDERGLKKAKRDLFERYSRALTRAALFGDALLEL
- a CDS encoding UbiD family decarboxylase codes for the protein MLREIIERFDDAVVVKEPVSKELGVTRYLLKYRDRPVLFKDVDGWEVAGNIWSTRERIASYLGIEREEILHTMTKAMENPEPYRMVDDAPFMANSTGDFSLTELPIPKYYPQDGGQYFTSAMVIARDENGFVNMSFHRMMVIDEKRAAIRLVPRHLYAMWKEKAEAGEELDVRIVVGNPIHVLLAGATSVAYGVSELEIASAMSQRAFGKPLEVFNLGGIPVPAETDFVFEAKILPELTDEGPFVDITGTYDYVRKQPVVVFERMHHVDEPVFHALLPGGYEHYMLMGLPKEPQIYASVKRVVPKVHGVRLTEGGAMWLHAVVSITKQHDGDGKNAILAAFAGHPSLKHVVVVDGDVDIYDDRDVEWAIATRFQADRDLVVIPNARGSSLDPSAEKSLTAKWGIDATKPLERKEEFERARL